DNA from Betaproteobacteria bacterium:
TCGAGCCGGTGTACGACAGCTACGTGCCGTCGATCCTGCTCAACGGCGGCACACCGGTGTACGCGCGTCTTTCGCATCCCGACTACCGCCCCGACTGGGCCGCCGTGCGCGAACTCGTGACGCCCCGCACGCGCATGATCGTGATCAACTCACCGCACAATCCGAGCGGCAGCACGCTCTCGGCGCAGGATCTGGCGGAACTCGAAGCGATCGTGAGCGACACCGACATCCTGGTGGCGAGCGACGAGGTGTACGAGCACATGGTGTTCGATGGCGAGCGTCACGAGAGCGTCGCGCGCCATCCGCGACTGGCCGAGCGGAGCTTCGTCGTGTCGAGCTTCGGCAAGACCTACCACGTCACCGGCTGGAAGATCGCCTACTGCCTCGCGCCGCGTGTGCTCATGGCCGAGTTTCGCAAGGCCCACCAGTTCGTCGTCTTCTGCGTGCACACGCCGTCGCAGCTCGCGCTTGCCGATTTCATGCAGCGTGGCGA
Protein-coding regions in this window:
- a CDS encoding aminotransferase class I/II-fold pyridoxal phosphate-dependent enzyme, coding for LYGARYDVESEITVTAGATQAIFTAIACAVRPGDEVIVFEPVYDSYVPSILLNGGTPVYARLSHPDYRPDWAAVRELVTPRTRMIVINSPHNPSGSTLSAQDLAELEAIVSDTDILVASDEVYEHMVFDGERHESVARHPRLAERSFVVSSFGKTYHVTGWKIAYCLAPRVLMAEFRKAHQFVVFCVHTPSQLALADFMQRGDWYAELATFYEAKRDSFRRSLAGSRFDLLPCRGTYFQLASYRRISEEGDRALAERLTREIGVASIPVSAFHANGEDRKVLRFCFAKSEETLARAAERLRSL